The following are encoded together in the Osmia lignaria lignaria isolate PbOS001 chromosome 13, iyOsmLign1, whole genome shotgun sequence genome:
- the LOC117602407 gene encoding uncharacterized protein LOC117602407 isoform X2: protein MVIELFLVRSVHLVISDRVDKSGYINFEKHKWGCASGGSGGPPSLRSLETPTPMPTPPTPFFSPECPLSNTTNIRGQTTQRSKSRVDAMLERALTQPQQCSVDPLYNAQSWGIPIWAIDKLQVWLDKIYASIEDTNHLKRLKRSNQQSSTKELKVRHLKGPYLKFESFQRNTRPVFVELPVWPTLNFHGDPGSCPFNTKRREKLEKLRKEVKENREGIQRINREEDKEMTRRPRTTARTRRTEQLVSGYCEICRISYRDLSKHVQSDQHLSFVQNDDNFLSLDTLINAGANVEAFLKLNRTKDIEKDCNLFSNGDRNLHDPVLPEGKVTRNSKSLGDFDVEDVKMGQCNGNRRNLNLKLSSPHNLRTRAKHESGHLLRSKGSPWHEVDKAEKFYDKFEGFTIKKRAKGTIWIEEDEPGDNFAQEDELKDSKHNEYKIKTFTAELDEKCNDERNCNIVCNKRKDPGNQVIQRAVVTCGGEEDGVGNTECIKQERSPIKNRNYEHINGSIKNNCSANTLSTNDHNGFESCRVCRSETSKELNCKVQLENNESGTKKLSETCEINGKSIICNGHTIKEEQKVEKALNDTEKNETKDDKSRYLKTARRGGRSTRGRHRLSVEERLIEDNRAYYKVEVLGSKLRSSVLSNNNSQCTVQKEGNSEEKKEVPSSEKPVVVRFKRVRKSELSLLSDEAESFMFGELKRDDSSEISDGDQSSFLPRDTESECNGTENSICPSSSLNSSSFIKSETVEEDSQDSVNLGRARKRRRTQAEALIKDNVDYYKFETPGSRLRYQAPLTGIKESSALDQMEKIEDGINTETVQKDVEKMYPSKPSPEVEKMQFSFEAIPKSEPWYQTYQRQDNGAEFWHYFSEGDTQKPFLLPYEIENFHEILLKNQSRNENKKKGRGRSAGCIGRSPRKSPRCHASTLAIMSTIIRKREQQHRPPNSCRMEECQPTVRLQTNSSKPDQKAELKSDIDEELKKMVKTIDEMLNANDDHLELADSFELDATQMELNPNEATIPKGPPPNLLELLDTCHEIANCLENSSCASSECGEGNVESPLKRRKKRKNRTGWPGNKMKKKLQSKPLAYTNCERRNLLGKGSDENQKNCNVRVTTNSSNGLTEVADTRIARSVGSIGQDTEQILSFDERKTDGCLFEMYTTSVNEPNEKKDQSIEILDNSVLHINAEARIDSIASDICNETDRDFVLNENYTFRKDLTEVEEISENDPGNDENHENVFRKDVNSISERRFISKAAIKKRQRDNTSSETCDSRVDLEKHEILCRKDELPRKRQPKNHSEISDTEIVHRNNVYKKGRVTSRKRIYSKKRAKKNNVSSGAVFDDENCKKDSYLSITCKKQSLKSVKRQTDTVVSSEARDSDVECTLSSRVSPTIITSSELKQRRSSIEFQPVVRMMKIDDQVETDHSILSVTIASNRRLRSSSSSRSNAQPPKKRLKTSRGQFGRWLKNS from the exons ATG gtaatagaattatttttagtaCGAAGCGTTCATCTGGTAATTAGCGACAGGGTAGATAAAAGTGGTtacataaattttgaaaaacataAATGGGGTTGTGCCAGTGGAGGCAGCGGGGGACCTCCCTCGCTGAGGAGTTTAGAAACTCCAACCCCCATGCCAACTCCTCCGACACCATTTTTTAGTCCCGAGTGCCCCTTGTCTAATACAACCAATATACGGGGTCAAACTACCCAAAGATCT AAATCGCGAGTGGATGCAATGTTGGAACGTGCTCTGACACAGCCACAACAGTGTTCCGTGGATCCGCTTTACAACGCCCAAAGTTGGGGAATTCCTATTTGGGCAATTGACAAACTTCAGGTTTGGCTTGACAAAATCTATGCGTCTATCGAAGATACTAATCACTTAAAACGATTAAAGCGCTCAAATCAGCAGAGTTCGACTAAAGAATTGAAGGTCAGGCATCTTAAGGGtccttatttaaaatttgaatccTTTCAAAG GAATACTAGACCTGTGTTCGTTGAACTACCCGTGTGGCCAACACTGAATTTTCACGGGGATCCAGGCTCGTGTCCTTTCAATACGAAAAGACGAGAAAAGCTGGAAAAATTACGAaaagaagtaaaagaaaataGGGAAGGTATTCAGCGTATCAACCGAGAGGAG GATAAAGAAATGACTCGGCGGCCACGTACAACTGCTCGTACACGTAGAACAGAACAACTAGTGTCCGGTTATTGTGAAATCTGTCGTATTAGTTACCGAGATTTATCAAAACATGTACAAAGCGATCAACATCTAAGCTTCGTTCAAAACGATGACAATTTCTTGTCCTTGGATACGTTAATTAACGCAGGAGCCAACGTAGAAGCGTTTTTAAAGCTAAATAGAACAAAAGATATAGA AAAAGACTGCAATTTGTTTTCCAATGGAGATCGTAATCTTCATGATCCAGTACTGCCAGAAGGAAAAGTTACTAGAAATTCGAAAAGTTTAGGAGATTTTGATGTAGAAGATGTAAAGATGGGCCAGTGTAATGGAAATCGTAGGAATCTCAATTTGAAGCTAAGCTCGCCTCATAATTTACGTACCCGCGCGAAACACGAAAGTGGACATTTATTGAGGTCGAAAGGTAGCCCCTGGCACGAGGTCGACAAGGCGGAAAAGTTTTACGACAAATTCGAAGGTTTTACTATTAAGAAACGAGCAAAGGGAACAATATGGATCGAGGAGGACGAGCCAGGTGACAACTTCGCGCAAGAAGACGAATTGAAAGACTCGAAGCACAATGAGTACAAGATAAAAACGTTTACAGCGGAATTGGATGAGAAGTGTAACGACGAAAGGAATTGTAATATTGTGTGTAATAAACGGAAGGATCCGGGTAATCAGGTTATACAAAGGGCGGTAGTTACCTGCGGTGGTGAAGAGGACGGTGTCGGGAATACGGAATGCATCAAACAAGAACGAAGTCCTATAAAGAACAGGAATTACGAGCATATAAATGgaagtataaaaaataattgtagtgcaaATACTTTAAGTACAAATGATCACAATGGTTTTGAGTCTTGCAGGGTGTGTAGGAGTGAAACTTCGAAAGAATTAAATTGCAAGGTACAACTTGAGAATAATGAATCCGGTACGAAAAAATTATCGGAAACGTGTGAGATCAATGGGAAGAGTATTATTTGTAATGGTCACACCATAAAGGAGGAACAGAAGGTTGAGAAAGCGTTGAACGATACAGAGAAGAACGAAACGAAGGATGATAAATCGAGGTATTTGAAAACAGCCAGAAGAGGCGGTAGGAGTACCAGGGGACGGCACAGGTTGTCCGTGGAGGAACGTCTGATCGAGGATAATCGTGCTTATTATAAAGTGGAAGTTTTAGGAAGTAAATTAAGGTCAAGTGTATTGTCGAATAATAATTCGCAATGTACTGTACAGAAAGAGGGGAATAGCGAGGAAAAGAAGGAAGTGCCATCTAGTGAAAAACCAGTAGTTGTACGATTTAAGCGTGTAAGAAAATCCGAATTGTCGTTGTTAAGCGACGAAGCGGAGTCTTTTATGTTCGGCGAACTTAAACGGGACGATTCGAGTGAGATAAGCGACGGAGATCAGAGTAGTTTTTTGCCGAGAGATACCGAAAGTGAATGCAACGGTACTGAAAACTCGATATGCCCTAGTTCGTCGCTCAACTCTAGTTCTTTTATAAAATCGGAAACCGTTGAGGAGGATTCGCAAGATTCGGTGAACTTGGGTCGAGCTAGGAAGAGAAGACGGACGCAGGCCGAGGCTCTTATCAAAGACAACGTTGATTACTACAAATTCGAAACCCCTGGAAGTAGATTAAGGTATCAGGCACCTTTGACCGGTATTAAGGAATCTTCGGCGCTAGATCAAATGGAGAAGATCGAAGATGGAATTAATACGGAAACGGTACAGAAAGATGTGGAGAAAATGTATCCGTCCAAACCCTCGCCAGAGgttgaaaaaatgcaattctcCTTTGAGGCTATACCAAAATCCGAGCCATGGTATCAAACGTACCAACGGCAGGACAATGGTGCTGAATTTTGGCATTACTTTAGCGAAGGAGACACGCAAAAGCCGTTTCTTCTACCGTACGAGATCgaaaattttcacgaaattttattgaaaaatcaaagcagaaacgagaacaagaaaaaaGGACGGGGACGAAGCGCGGGTTGTATCGGACGATCACCAAGGAAAAGCCCCCGTTGCCATGCATCCACGTTAGCCATCATGTCGACCATAATTAGGAAAAGAGAACAGCAACATCGACCTCCGAATTCGTGCAGGATGGAAGAGTGTCAGCCTACTGTTAGGTTACAGACGAACTCTTCTAAACCGGATCAAAAGGCTGAATTGAAATCAGACATTGACGAGGAATTGAAAAAAATGGTGAAGACCATCGACGAGATGCTGAATGCAAACGACGATCATTTGGAATTGGCTGACTCGTTCGAGCTGGACGCTACACAGATGGAATTGAATCCCAACGAGGCAACCATTCCCAAGGGACCACCTCCTAATTTGCTTGAATTACTGGACACTTGTCACGAGATTGCTAATTGTTTAGAAAACTCCTCGTGCGCGAGTTCCGAGTGCGGCGAAGGCAACGTCGAGTCGCCGTTGAAAcgaaggaaaaagaggaaaaacagAACAGGATGGCCTggtaataaaatgaagaaaaagctTCAAAGTAAACCTCTAGCTTACACGAACTGCGAGAGGAGAAATTTATTGGGAAAAGGTAGCGATGAGAATCAGAAAAATTGCAACGTGCGGGTCACGACGAACAGCTCGAACGGATTGACGGAAGTAGCTGATACGAGAATAGCCAGATCGGTCGGAAGTATAGGGCAAGATACTGAACAGATCTTAAGTTTTGACGAAAGAAAAACCGATGGATGTTTATTCGAAATGTACACCACCTCTGTTAACGAACCGAACGAGAAGAAAGATCAAAGTATAGAGATACTCGATAACTCTGTTTTACATATAAACGCGGAAGCTCGTATAGATTCAATTGCGTCTGATATTTGTAACGAGACCGACAGGGATTTCGTGCTCAACGAAAATTACACGTTCAGAAAAGATCTGACGGAGGTTGAAGAGATATCGGAGAACGATCCGGGGAACGATGAGAATCACGAGAATGTGTTTCGAAAGGATGTTAATTCCATATCCGAGCGACGCTTTATATCAAAAGCGGCTATAAAGAAACGACAGCGTGACAATACATCATCCGAAACTTGCGATTCTCGCGTGGACCTCgagaaacatgaaattttatGCAGAAAGGACGAGTTACCAAGGAAACGTCAGCCGAAGAATCATTCGGAAATCTCCGACACCGAGATCGTGCATCGCAATAACGTGTACAAAAAGGGTAGAGTTACGTCGCGGAAACGGATATACTCGAAGAAGCGCGCGAAAAAGAACAATGTGTCTTCGGGCGCGGTGTTCGACGATGAGAACTGTAAAAAGGATTCTTATTTAAGTATTACGTGTAAAAAACAGAGTCTGAAAAGCGTGAAACGGCAAACAGATACCGTCGTGTCGTCGGAAGCCAGGGATTCCGACGTCGAGTGTACGTTATCCAGCCGAGTTAGTCCTACGATTATAACGAGTTCGGAGCTGAAACAAAGACGGTCGAGTATTGAATTTCAGCCGGTTGTTAGAATGATGAAGATCGACGATCAAGTCGAAACGGACCACAGTATTTTATCGGTAACGATCGCGAGTAACAGACGGTTAAGAAGTTCCAGTTCTTCGAGATCAAACGCTCAACCACCAAAAAAACGTTTGAAGACCAGCCGTGGTCAGTTCGGTAGGTGGTTGAAAAATAGCTGA